One Gadus chalcogrammus isolate NIFS_2021 chromosome 22, NIFS_Gcha_1.0, whole genome shotgun sequence genomic window carries:
- the myclb gene encoding protein L-Myc-1b → MPGISSTAPRYENGEMEYDHYQHYFYDDHDPDEDFFKSTAPSEDIWKKFELVPTPPMSPIRTVEGAGKVGPVHQSLGDRLELMSQFLGQDEEQDLPCKVNTVNDSFSNLSSIIIQDCMWSGFSAGLQAEKVVEERIASHAGSVAAKVPTAPGVQSSGRTHCVSSDAPLISSLATDCVDPAAILTFPLTGGCKKPQVSSGSESHTDTSDDEDDDEDEDDEDDEEIDVVTVEHQQQQHKSRRLVNSRQPVTITVCADHLDPCMKRFHISIHQQQHNYAAPSPDTLPDPPRKRARPDGLAHQPLPHPSQNSLGPYLQQPRPGHTASNPTAATTGGRCGAGSRSPSPDPASSPSTAASSFYEMPSSPPASGSSSPPSQGFSSYSHSHLSSPQSSDGEDTDKRRAHNFLERKRRNDLRSRFLLLRDEIPGLADCPKTPKVAILTRATQYLQQLHAGERQKAQERRQLKARQLQLQRRLAQLRRC, encoded by the exons ATGCCGGGCATCAGCTCCACCGCCCCCCGGTATGAGAACGGGGAGATGGAGTACGACCACTACCAACATTATTTCTACGACGACCACGACCCGGACGAGGATTTCTTCAAGTCCACGGCGCCAAGCGAGGATATATGGAAGAAATTTGAACTGGTGCCGACCCCGCCCATGTCCCCCATCCGGACGGTCGAAGGAGCAGGCAAGGTCGGACCGGTACATCAGTCGCTCGGTGATCGATTGGAATTGATGTCTCAGTTCTTGGGCCAGGACGAGGAACAGGACTTGCCTTGTAAAGTGAACACCGTGAACGACTCCTTCAGCAACCTTAGCTCAATCATCATCCAGGATTGTATGTGGAGCGGGTTTTCCGCCGGACTACAGGCTGAGAAAGTTGTTGAGGAGCGGATCGCCTCCCATGCTGGCTCGGTGGCCGCTAAAGTACCGACGGCACCCGGCGTTCAGTCGTCGGGGAGGACGCACTGCGTCTCGTCCGATGCGCCACTGATCAGTAGCCTGGCGACCGACTGTGTGGACCCAGCTGCAATCCTTACTTTCCCGTTAACGGGCGGCTGTAAAAAACCTCAAGTGTCCTCCGGCTCCGAGTCCCACACCGATACATCAG ACGATGAAGATGACGACGAagacgaggacgacgaggatgatgaggagatCGACGTGGTGACGGTGGAACACCAACAGCAGCAACACAAGTCGCGGCGGCTGGTGAACAGCCGGCAGCCGGTGACCATCACGGTGTGCGCCGACCACCTGGACCCATGCATGAAGCGCTTCCACATCTCcatccaccagcagcagcacaacTACGCCGCGCCCTCCCCCGACACGCTGCCCGACCCGCCCCGCAAGCGGGCGCGGCCGGACGGCCTCGCCCACCAGCCCCTCCCTCACCCGAGCCAGAACTCTCTCGGCCCCTACCTCCAGCAGCCGCGCCCGGGCCACACGGCCTCTAATCCCACCGCTGCCACCACTGGCGGCCGCTGCGGCGCCGGATCCCGCTCGCCGTCGCccgaccccgcctcctccccatcGACCGCCGCGTCCTCCTTCTACGAGATGCCTTCCTCGCCGCCCGCCTcgggctcctcctccccgccgtCGCAGGGCTTCTCGTCCTACTCCCACTCGCACCTCTCCAGCCCGCAGTCGTCTGACGGCGAGGACACGGACAAGCGCCGCGCGCACAACTTCCTGGAGCGCAAGCGGCGCAATGACCTGCGCTCGCGCTTCCTCCTGCTGCGGGACGAAATCCCAGGCCTGGCGGACTGCCCGAAGACGCCCAAGGTGGCCATCCTGACACGCGCCACCCAGTACCTGCAGCAGCTCCACGCCGGCGAGCGGCAGAAGGCCCAGGAGAGGAGGCAGCTGAAGGCCAGGCAGCTGCAGCTGCAACGCAGGCTGGCCCAGCTCAGACGCTGCTGA
- the fam49al gene encoding CYFIP-related Rac1 interactor A isoform X1: MGNVLKVLACAELEHGPIVFLDFEHAQPTEAETAVWNQVSAVLEEAHGILAELQSYNGAGQEIREAIQNPGDLALQEKAWNAVCPLVAKLKRFYEFSLRLENALRSLLEALTSPPYAPMQHLEREQALAKQFAEILHFTLSFDELKMTNPAIQNDFSYYRRTISRNRLNNQQLEAENEVNNEMANRMSLFYAEATPMLKTLSNATTKFVSENKTLPIEDTTDCLSTMACVCRVMLETPEYRCRFTNTDTMLFCMRVMVGVIILYDHVHPVGAFAKTSKIDMKGCIKVLKEQPSNSVEGLLNALRYTTRHLNDDSTSKQIRALLQ; this comes from the exons ATGCCCAGCCCACGGAGGCAGAGACAGCTGTGTGGAACCAGGTCAGCGCTGTGCTGGAAGAGGCTCATGGGATACTGGCCGAGCTGCAGTCCTACAACGGAGCGGGCCAGGAGATACGAGAA GCCATCCAGAATCCAGGCGACTTGGCCCTCCAGGAGAAGGCCTGGAACGCAgtctgccccctggtggctaAACTGAAGCGCTTCTACGAGTTCTCCCTAAGACTGG agaacGCCCTACGGAGCCTGCTGGAGGCGCTCACGAGCCCCCCCTACGCCCCCATGCAGCACCTGGAGCGAGAGCAGGCCCTGGCCAAGCAGTTTGCTGAGATCCTGCACTTCACGCTCAGCTTTGATGAGTTAAAG ATGACAAACCCGGCCATACAGAATGACTTCAGCTACTACAGGAGGACTATCAGCAGGAACCGGCTCAACAACCAGCAG TTGGAAGCTGAGAATGAGGTGAACAACGAGATGGCCAATCGAATGTCTTTGTTCTACGCTGAGGCCACGCCCATGCTGAAGACTCTGAGCAACGCCACCACCAAGTTTGTTTCAGAG AACAAGACCTTGCCAATAGAGGACACCACAGACTGCCTGAGCACCATGGCGTGCGTATGCCGGGTCATGCTGGAGACTCC tgaGTATCGCTGTCGCTtcaccaacacagacaccatGCTCTTCTGTATGAGGGTGATGGTGGGAGTCATCATCCTCTACGACCACGTCCACCCCGTCGGGGCCTTCGCCAAGACCTCCAAAATTGAC ATGAAGGGCTGCATCAAGGTGCTGAAAGAGCAGCCATCCAACAGCGTGGAGGGACTCCTGAACGCACTGAG gTACACAACAAGACATCTAAACGATGACAGCACCTCCAAACAAATCAGGGCCCTCCTGCAATga
- the fam49al gene encoding CYFIP-related Rac1 interactor A isoform X2 has product MGNLIKVLGKDLENCPHFFLDFENAQPTEAETAVWNQVSAVLEEAHGILAELQSYNGAGQEIREAIQNPGDLALQEKAWNAVCPLVAKLKRFYEFSLRLENALRSLLEALTSPPYAPMQHLEREQALAKQFAEILHFTLSFDELKMTNPAIQNDFSYYRRTISRNRLNNQQLEAENEVNNEMANRMSLFYAEATPMLKTLSNATTKFVSENKTLPIEDTTDCLSTMACVCRVMLETPEYRCRFTNTDTMLFCMRVMVGVIILYDHVHPVGAFAKTSKIDMKGCIKVLKEQPSNSVEGLLNALRYTTRHLNDDSTSKQIRALLQ; this is encoded by the exons ATGCCCAGCCCACGGAGGCAGAGACAGCTGTGTGGAACCAGGTCAGCGCTGTGCTGGAAGAGGCTCATGGGATACTGGCCGAGCTGCAGTCCTACAACGGAGCGGGCCAGGAGATACGAGAA GCCATCCAGAATCCAGGCGACTTGGCCCTCCAGGAGAAGGCCTGGAACGCAgtctgccccctggtggctaAACTGAAGCGCTTCTACGAGTTCTCCCTAAGACTGG agaacGCCCTACGGAGCCTGCTGGAGGCGCTCACGAGCCCCCCCTACGCCCCCATGCAGCACCTGGAGCGAGAGCAGGCCCTGGCCAAGCAGTTTGCTGAGATCCTGCACTTCACGCTCAGCTTTGATGAGTTAAAG ATGACAAACCCGGCCATACAGAATGACTTCAGCTACTACAGGAGGACTATCAGCAGGAACCGGCTCAACAACCAGCAG TTGGAAGCTGAGAATGAGGTGAACAACGAGATGGCCAATCGAATGTCTTTGTTCTACGCTGAGGCCACGCCCATGCTGAAGACTCTGAGCAACGCCACCACCAAGTTTGTTTCAGAG AACAAGACCTTGCCAATAGAGGACACCACAGACTGCCTGAGCACCATGGCGTGCGTATGCCGGGTCATGCTGGAGACTCC tgaGTATCGCTGTCGCTtcaccaacacagacaccatGCTCTTCTGTATGAGGGTGATGGTGGGAGTCATCATCCTCTACGACCACGTCCACCCCGTCGGGGCCTTCGCCAAGACCTCCAAAATTGAC ATGAAGGGCTGCATCAAGGTGCTGAAAGAGCAGCCATCCAACAGCGTGGAGGGACTCCTGAACGCACTGAG gTACACAACAAGACATCTAAACGATGACAGCACCTCCAAACAAATCAGGGCCCTCCTGCAATga
- the trit1 gene encoding tRNA dimethylallyltransferase isoform X2, with amino-acid sequence MAASARSVQSALKKTMVPPLVVVLGATGTGKSKLAIEIGKRMQGEIISADSMQVYQGLDIITNKVTTKERAQCTHHMIGFVDPLVSSYTVVDFRNKALPLIEDLHTRSKLPIIVGGTNYYIESLLWKVLVDTREKAESAKAGEDRAALRKAELEKMGGAELHKRLMEVDPKMAAMLHPNNARKIARSLQVHEDTGVAHSRWLEEQQGQEGAGGLGGPLRYPDPCIFWLHADMQALDVRLDARVDAMLSAGLMEELRDFHERYNQRRLQEDSQDYQHGIFQSIGFKEFHQYLTAPEDCGQRETLRDKGTEALKNATRRYARQQNKWVRNRFLKRPGGSVPAVYGLDVSDVSRWEETVLEPALQILHSLTKGESPAIEPIRVEEAELTNKRSRHTCELCDKVIIGDLEWTAHLKSKKHHSHVRKRRKVEACPDEGPAPGTLQGAQTAPLSPGRLRPDALGPNSRDASPDSS; translated from the exons ATGGCGGCGTCCGCTCGAAGCGTGCAGTCTGCCTTGAAGAAGACGATGGTTCCTCCTTTAGTTGTAGTTTTAGGTGCTACTGGAACTGGAAAGTCGAAGTTAGCAATAGAAATCGGTAAACGTATGCAAGGGGAAATAATCAGCGCTGACTCCATGCAG GTCTACCAGGGCCTGGACATCATCACCAATAAGGTGACGACGAAGGAGCGTGCCCAGTGCACACATCACATGATCGGCTTCGTGGACCCACTGGTCAGCAGCTACACCGTTGTTGACTTCAGGAACAAAGCCCTCCCCCT CATCGAGGACCTGCACACCAGAAGCAAGCTGCCAATCATAGTTGGCGGGACCAACTATTACATCGAGTCGTTGCTGTGGAAAGTCCTGGTGGATACACGG GAGAAGGCAGAGTCGGCGAAAGCAGGAGAAGACCGGGCTGCGCTGAGGAAGGCGGAGCTGGAGAAAATGGGCGGGGCCGAGCTGCACAAGAGACTGATGGAGGTGGAccccaagatggccgccatgtTGCACCCCAACAACGCGCGCAAGATCGCCAG GAGTCTGCAGGTGCACGAGGACACGGGCGTGGCCCACAGCCGCTGGCTGGAGGAGCAGCAAGGCCAGGAGGGGGCGGGCGGGCTGGGGGGGCCGCTGCGCTACCCCGACCCCTGCATCTTCTGGCTGCACGCCGACATGcaag CTCTGGACGTGCGTCTGGACGCCCGCGTGGACGCCATGCTGTCCGCGGGGCTCATGGAGGAGCTCAGGGACTTCCACGAGCGCTACAACCAGCGCAGGCTCCAGGAGGACAG TCAAGACTACCAGCACGGCATCTTCCAGTCCATTGGCTTTAAGGAGTTCCACCAGTACCTGACGGCCCCCGAGGACTGCGGCCAACGGGAGACCCTCCGAGACAAAG GTACCGAGGCGCTGAAGAACGCCACCAGGCGGTACGCCCGGCAACAGAACAAATGGGTCCGCAACCGCTTCCTCAAAC gtccaGGGGGCAGCGTGCCGGCGGTGTATGGCCTGGATGTGTCTGATGTCTCCCGGTGGGAGGAGACTGTGCTGGAGCCTGCACTGCAGATCCTCCACAGCCTCACTAAG GGTGAGAGTCCGGCCATAGAGCCAATCAgagtggaggaggcggagcttaCCAACAAGCGCAGCCGGCACACCTGTGAGCTGTGCGACAAAGTCATCATCGGTGACCTGGAGTGGACAG CCCATTTAAAATCCAAGAAGCACCACAGCCacgtgaggaagaggaggaaggtggaggcCTGCCCTGATGAGGGGCCCGCTCCAGGGACCCTCCAGGGGGCCCAGACCGCCCCGCTCAGCCCCGGCCGTCTCCGTCCAGACGCCCTCGGGCCGAACTCCAGAGACGCCTCTCCTGATTCATCCTGA
- the trit1 gene encoding tRNA dimethylallyltransferase isoform X1: protein MAASARSVQSALKKTMVPPLVVVLGATGTGKSKLAIEIGKRMQGEIISADSMQVYQGLDIITNKVTTKERAQCTHHMIGFVDPLVSSYTVVDFRNKALPLIEDLHTRSKLPIIVGGTNYYIESLLWKVLVDTRQEKAESAKAGEDRAALRKAELEKMGGAELHKRLMEVDPKMAAMLHPNNARKIARSLQVHEDTGVAHSRWLEEQQGQEGAGGLGGPLRYPDPCIFWLHADMQALDVRLDARVDAMLSAGLMEELRDFHERYNQRRLQEDSQDYQHGIFQSIGFKEFHQYLTAPEDCGQRETLRDKGTEALKNATRRYARQQNKWVRNRFLKRPGGSVPAVYGLDVSDVSRWEETVLEPALQILHSLTKGESPAIEPIRVEEAELTNKRSRHTCELCDKVIIGDLEWTAHLKSKKHHSHVRKRRKVEACPDEGPAPGTLQGAQTAPLSPGRLRPDALGPNSRDASPDSS from the exons ATGGCGGCGTCCGCTCGAAGCGTGCAGTCTGCCTTGAAGAAGACGATGGTTCCTCCTTTAGTTGTAGTTTTAGGTGCTACTGGAACTGGAAAGTCGAAGTTAGCAATAGAAATCGGTAAACGTATGCAAGGGGAAATAATCAGCGCTGACTCCATGCAG GTCTACCAGGGCCTGGACATCATCACCAATAAGGTGACGACGAAGGAGCGTGCCCAGTGCACACATCACATGATCGGCTTCGTGGACCCACTGGTCAGCAGCTACACCGTTGTTGACTTCAGGAACAAAGCCCTCCCCCT CATCGAGGACCTGCACACCAGAAGCAAGCTGCCAATCATAGTTGGCGGGACCAACTATTACATCGAGTCGTTGCTGTGGAAAGTCCTGGTGGATACACGG CAGGAGAAGGCAGAGTCGGCGAAAGCAGGAGAAGACCGGGCTGCGCTGAGGAAGGCGGAGCTGGAGAAAATGGGCGGGGCCGAGCTGCACAAGAGACTGATGGAGGTGGAccccaagatggccgccatgtTGCACCCCAACAACGCGCGCAAGATCGCCAG GAGTCTGCAGGTGCACGAGGACACGGGCGTGGCCCACAGCCGCTGGCTGGAGGAGCAGCAAGGCCAGGAGGGGGCGGGCGGGCTGGGGGGGCCGCTGCGCTACCCCGACCCCTGCATCTTCTGGCTGCACGCCGACATGcaag CTCTGGACGTGCGTCTGGACGCCCGCGTGGACGCCATGCTGTCCGCGGGGCTCATGGAGGAGCTCAGGGACTTCCACGAGCGCTACAACCAGCGCAGGCTCCAGGAGGACAG TCAAGACTACCAGCACGGCATCTTCCAGTCCATTGGCTTTAAGGAGTTCCACCAGTACCTGACGGCCCCCGAGGACTGCGGCCAACGGGAGACCCTCCGAGACAAAG GTACCGAGGCGCTGAAGAACGCCACCAGGCGGTACGCCCGGCAACAGAACAAATGGGTCCGCAACCGCTTCCTCAAAC gtccaGGGGGCAGCGTGCCGGCGGTGTATGGCCTGGATGTGTCTGATGTCTCCCGGTGGGAGGAGACTGTGCTGGAGCCTGCACTGCAGATCCTCCACAGCCTCACTAAG GGTGAGAGTCCGGCCATAGAGCCAATCAgagtggaggaggcggagcttaCCAACAAGCGCAGCCGGCACACCTGTGAGCTGTGCGACAAAGTCATCATCGGTGACCTGGAGTGGACAG CCCATTTAAAATCCAAGAAGCACCACAGCCacgtgaggaagaggaggaaggtggaggcCTGCCCTGATGAGGGGCCCGCTCCAGGGACCCTCCAGGGGGCCCAGACCGCCCCGCTCAGCCCCGGCCGTCTCCGTCCAGACGCCCTCGGGCCGAACTCCAGAGACGCCTCTCCTGATTCATCCTGA